ATTGCCCGCGTGGTGCCCTTCATTGAAACCATCCGCCTGCAAACAGACACCTTGATCTCAATTGACACTTCCAAAAGCGAAGTAGCCGAAGCCGCTCTGATGGCTGGCGCTGATATCGTCAATGATGTCTGGGGCGCACAACGCGATCCGCAGATGGCCGAAGTGATCGCCAAGCACGAGGCGGCTTGCATTCTAATGCACAATCGACCAGCCGAAGAAGCTGGAAAAGGTGATGTCATTGACGCGATTACCCGTTTTTTCAAAAACTCAATAAGTGTGGTCAAAAACGCCGGAGTCCGTGATGATGCCATCATGCTGGACCCGGGACTAGGCTTCGGAAAAACGTTTGAAGAGAACTGGGAAATCATGCGCCGCCTGGAAGAACTGCAAGCGATGGGCTATCCCCTGCTGCTGGGAGCCTCGCGCAAATCAATGATTGCCAAACTCCTCAATATCGAAAACCCCAAAGAGCGCACCAGCGGAACACTCGCAACTACAGCATTGGCAATTCAGGCCGGAGTTGATTTTGTTCGGGTGCATGACATCCGCGAAAATCGCGAATGCGCAGACGTCATGGATTATTGCTTACGACATGAATAAGACTAAAATTGAATTGAAAAACCTGGCTTTCTTTGCCCGTCACGGACTGATGAAGGAAGAGGAAGCACTGGGTCAGCGC
The Rubellicoccus peritrichatus DNA segment above includes these coding regions:
- the folP gene encoding dihydropteroate synthase, yielding MPSRKTYHTKRKELSLGSKTYLVGILNLTPDSFSDGGIFVETEQAVAHFNAMVKAGAEIIDIGGESTRPGHTPVPANEEIARVVPFIETIRLQTDTLISIDTSKSEVAEAALMAGADIVNDVWGAQRDPQMAEVIAKHEAACILMHNRPAEEAGKGDVIDAITRFFKNSISVVKNAGVRDDAIMLDPGLGFGKTFEENWEIMRRLEELQAMGYPLLLGASRKSMIAKLLNIENPKERTSGTLATTALAIQAGVDFVRVHDIRENRECADVMDYCLRHE